A stretch of DNA from Ovis aries strain OAR_USU_Benz2616 breed Rambouillet chromosome 17, ARS-UI_Ramb_v3.0, whole genome shotgun sequence:
cattccagttccaaagaaaggcaatgccatagaatgctcaaagtactgcacaatcgcactcatctcatatgctagtaaagtagtgctgaaaattctccaagccaggcttcagcagtatgtgatccgtgaacttccagatgttcaagctggttttagaaaaggcagaggaaccagggatcaaattgccaacatccaccggatcatggaaaaagcaagagagctccagaaaaacatctatttctgctttattgactatgccaaagcctttgactgtgtggatcacaataaactgtggaaaattctggaagagatgggaataccagaccacctgacctgcctgttgagaaacctatatgcaggtcaggaagcaacagttagaactagacatggaacaacagactggctccaaataggaaaaggagtacatcaaggctgtatattgtcaccctgcttatttaacttatatgcagagtacatcatgagaaacgctgggttggaagaagcacaagctggaatcaagattgccaggagaaatatcagtaacctcagatatacagatgataccacccttatggcagaaagtgaagaggaactaaagagcctcttgatgacagtgaaggagaagagtgaaaaagttggcttaaaactcaacattcagaaaacgaagatcatggcatctggtcccatcacctcacaggaaatagatggggaaacagtggaaactgtcagactttatttttctgggctccaaaatcactgcagatggtgactgcagccacgaaattaaaagacgcttactccttggaaggaaagttatgaccaacctagatagcatattcaaaagcagagacattactttgccaacaaaggtccatctagtcaaggctatggtttttccagtggtcatgtatagatgctagagttggattgtgaagaaagctgagcactgaagaattgatgcttttgaactgtggtgttggagaagactcttgagagtcccctggactgcaaggagatccaaccagtccattctgcaggaaatcagccctgggtgttctttggaaggaatgatgctaaagctgaaactccagtactttggccacctcattcgaagagttgactcattggaaaagactctgatgctgggagggattgggggcaggaggagaaggggacgacagaggatgagatggctggatggcatcactgactcgatggatgtgagtctgagtgaactcctggagttggtaatggacagggaggcctggcgtgctgtgattcatggggtcgcaaagagtcgggcacaactagtgactgaactgaactgaaagctttttctgtattttaaattttctgtattgtttttctgtattttctgtattGCTTTGTTCTTGTTTGCCAGAAAAAGTATTAAAAGGTCAGACATTCTTGAAGTTGATATCCAaaagttaaattattttccaaactgGGTGAATTGATGCTTACAGCATATGAGAGGATCCTTTTCAGGACATTACTTACGTTTCTTCGAAAATACCTACTAATAtgatgggctcccctggtggctcagcggtaaggaatccgcctgcagtgtaggagatgtgggtttgatcccagagttgggaagatcccctggaggagggcatagcaacccagtccagtttctcgcctggagaatcccatggacagaggagcgtggcaggctacagaccatagagtcgcaaagagttgaacgtgactgaagcaacttagcacactaaTATAAGTAGAAAGGAATATCtaatctttaaaaaggaaaactatatataaaatttgtaGTGAGGTTGaactttttaatactttatttgctactttgcaggattttttttttaagttgatgcCATCCTTGACTAATTTAATACCTCAGTATTCATTCTTTGGCTCAATACCCTTTATATATTAAGGACTTTTTGTCATCTATGCAAATACCTTCCCAGTTTGAGCATGCCTTTTAATTCTCTttctcctgtttttatttttggtgataGAGTTATTTTGCAaactttgatatttttatatgtttttgtcTTTCACTTTTGAAGACAATTTTCACATTAAGATTCTAAACATTTGCTTTGAAATAATCAGCAAGaataaaattaagcattttttGATTGCAGATCTGGGACTTGGCTAGTGGCAAGTTGAAACTCTCGTTAACTGGGCACATAAGCACAGTACGTGGTGTGATAGTGAGCACGAGGAGCCCGTACCTGTTCTCCTGTGGAGAAGACAAGCAAGTCAAATGCTGGGATCTCGAGTATAATAAGGTATGTGTGGAGTTGAGGACAGAAATCATCATGAGCCCCTGTTTATCTTCCCAGTTACAGATATGTTAACTCTCCTCCCTTCTTTTTTAGGTTATAAGGCACTATCATGGACATCTGAGTGCCGTGTACGGCTTGGATTTGCACCCGACCATCGATGTGCTGGTGACCTGTAGCCGAGACTCAACCGCACGGGTGAGTGCACTGGAGCCCGTCTGTGCATACACGGCCTCCTGCAGGGTGCTGGCTCGATCCTGAGGTCTGTGTTTCTGGATAGAGAATTTCAAGATCCTTACTTTGACCCGTCAGTATCCCTCCTAGTCTTCATCCCCAGCTCTGTGGCCTCGCCATGTCCACTGTTGGGCGCCTGCCCCCGAAATGTGACAGGTTATTTCATTTACACACTTTCTTCATTCTATTCAGACAGGTCCACACAGTTTTCTAGTCAATTCCCATGCTTGAATTGATCTTGTTACTTGCCTGAAGATAGGAATACCTGTTTTCATTGAGGTATTGTGTGCTGTTTTTATAGATTTGGGATGTGAGAACTAAAGCCAGTGTACACACATTATCTGGACATACTAATGCGGTGGCTACAGTGAGGTGTCAGGCTGCGGAACCACAAATTATCACTGGTATGATCCATACTTCTCAAGTTTACGGTATATTCATATCAGGATGCATTATGGTTATATACTTCTTATGTTTACTCTGATTCTTGCTTTGTGTTGTATATTTAGTgtttctgtgtgcacttgaaatTTATTGTGGTaacatttaattctgtttttatatcATAAGTTTTATATATCATAGAATCTTTGTATCATGTAATGTCTGACTAGAAAGTAGTGCTGTTAGATACAACTAAGTGCTGTTTTATACTTTCAAAATTAGCAGTCTAAGAAATTAATGTTAGAAGACGCACTACCCCTGACTTTTAGGACTGATCTGAGTCTTGCTTTGCTTAAAATATGGTTAATAGCAATGAATCTTCAAGACTAGAAAATAATTCCTTCCCTTGTTTTGTTCAAATAATCATGAGAGTCTTTGCCTTCCTCTCCACTAGGAATGACGTTATGCATTTGTCTTCACAGTTGTTCTGGCTCTTCAGATTAAGCGTTGATtacatttaataattaaaatcaacCAGGTATTTTGAAAGAATAGAAAGCAGTTAGTCAAAGGTTGATAGgacttttgttttatatatatgtgtctgtagAAGAATGCTTCAGGTTTTATTATATTTaccttttgcattctttttttctggtctGTATTTTGGGGATTCTCCTTACAGGAAGCCATGATACTACAATACGATTATGGGATTTGGTGGCTGGAAAAACAAGAGTCACATTAACAAATCACAAAAAATCAGTCAGAGCTGTGGTTTTACATCCAAGACAGTAAGTCTGTTTTCCTAAGtagcttctcttcttccttcaatTCTTAGTATAATTTAGAAATAGCAAAATTAGTACTACTTTGGTAGTCATTTAGTCATTTTTCCGACCTGTTCCATTTATGAGCttgcatttcctttattttccttgtgAAGTATTTTTCTTGTCCTCCATAAGATGAGGAAAACTTTCTACATAGTGAAAAATTAtgtcaaatgagataatataaataaatcatggtGACAGGCTGCATGTTGTAATGGAAGCTAATAGTTGCTAGATTTAAAGTTTTGGACAAAAATATTATTGGACACTGGACTGAACATAGAATAGTTAATTTCATCATGAAGAAATTAATatacataggaaaaaaatagTAGGTATCATGAACATCATTCACAGAGAGATGTAGCATAACATCACAACCTGCTGTCTATAAAACCGTGTCCCCTGGTACTCCCAAGGTCTCCTGCCTAtcctccctcctcaccctccctGCATTTATCTTGTCTCCTCCTTCCGATCCCTGTCTCGCtcactccctttcttcctctccctgactcccttttctcttcctcttgcctctttctctccttctctcacgtcttctctctcccttcttctggCTTTCTCGTTTTCTCCAAAACACTTAAATCACCCCTTGCCCTTCATGTGAGTTTAGGGGGTTATATGTTTATTGCTTTAGCTCAGTGTAGAGCACTGGGGAAATGAGAGGAGAATATAACTTCAATCTAGGACTTAtcatacatttaaagtaatttagaAATCTGATATAACTTGGAACAGATCTTTTTATCTTGATATTTTTATCTTGGTATGACGATAATATTTTGCCAAAACTACATAAATCCTGATGATACATGCAAAATATAGCcataataagattttttaaaaatccaccatTGTATTTAACtttgtttgctttattattaattcttttcttatttcagttACACATTTGCATCTGGTTCTCCAGATAACATAAAACAGTGGAAATTCCCAGATGGAAGTTTCATTCAAAATCTTTCTGGTCACAATGCTATTATTAACACATTGACAGTAAATTCTGATGGAGTGCTTGTATCTGGAGGTAAAGTATTTTTATGATAAATATGTTTTagtctatctttttttttaagtgagtaaAATTTCTAAGTCATTACACTGACGTATTAGAATAGAACTTGCCTGTTTAACATGTGTATTCATGCAAATTCATAATACATATAGCATATTTCATAGGTCAATTCTCTTTAAGTTCCCGCATTGATAAATCTAAGTTAAGGATTTATGCCAGAAATCACCTAAAGTTTGGTTGTGTGTTTTGAAGTTAAATGTCATTTTGTGGTGCTTTTTGAGATCTATAATAAATTATGAATTAAGCACAAATGAAAGTAGACAAATTGATATTAAGAGGAGCTCAAGTGCCTGTGTGTCTTTATAACTCCATGGTGCTTGGCTGATGATGGGTTCTTAATAAGTGTTTGTCAGGCTGAACTGTTGAGGGGACACTTGGTCTAACCTGTCTTTCCCTTTAAGCTGACAATGGCACTATGCATCTCTGGGACTGGAGAACTGGCTACAATTTCCAGAGGGTTCATGCAGCAGTGCAGCCTGGGTCTTTGGACAGTGAGTCAGGAATATTTGCTTGTGCTTTTGATCAGTCTGAAAGTCGATTACTAACTGCTGAAGCTGATAAAACCATAAAAGTGTACAAAGAGGATGATACAGCGGTAAGTTCTGTATTTCATagatattttaaagtagaaaaaatcAGCTTTGCCAATTTTCCaggcattttctcattttaaaactatTGAAATTATCAGGAGGGGAAATAATCTTCATAATACTAAAATATTTGTCATGTTGAATAGTGTCTGCTCGTAGATTGTTGCATTGGTTTTATTGATGACAGCAAATCCGTAGATAATTTTGATTGTATCTCAACTTTGCTTATTAGAGTTATTAAGAAAATCTTATCCTAAGAATAACAGCAAAAAAATAGATTGCTATGCAAATTAACTCTAGAATCAGAATCTTAGGTATTACTAGAATATCTAAAAACCATTAGATTTAAAATGAAACACCATAAACTGAATTTGTAGCAAATGCATTCatcctttattaaatattaaatattatttatcttaatatttattatataataaataatcagATAGTGCCAGAAGTTCGTCACCTATCTTAAAATTGTTAAAGAACTGCTAAATGTGTAATGCCAAGTAATATAATTTAGAATAAGTGCCTTATTTTTGTTAGAAAGGAACTTATTAAATATGAAGGAGATCAGTAATACTTTGTTTTAACTTacttacttttctgtttttagacAGAAGAAACTCATCCAGTCAGCTGGAAGCCAGAAATTATTAAGAGAAAGAGATTTTGATGTGTTCGTTGTCattgcagtttttgtttttttgtttcgtTTTAGCTTGGCCTTGATGAGAATATCCAGTCATTTGTGCTCTGGCTAGGAATATAAAGCAAAAACTCATGCTTGAATCAttgcattttcatattttacaatGAACTGTCCTTCcccatgtttttatttctaaaattaacaGTTTGAGATCCTAGGAAGTAAGATGTAGATATCAAGCATATGTGAGTTTTTTGACTGTAACTATCCTAAACAGAATGATTTGCCACTTCTATTAAAACACAccccattttttttaacttacaaaaCTGCTTACTATAGTAGGACATGTTTTGAGGGGAGTAATCTTTCTCTTAAACCCTTAAATACTGGTATCTGTGATTGATATTTTGGGATTAAAGGATTTTGAAGTCTTATGTATGTTTATCTCACCAACAGTTTTTGAGCGCATGTTCTGCAAAGTTCTGCACTAGGTACTGTTCAGAAAGTATACAGATAAGATGTGTCTGTCCTTTAAGACTTCCACTTTTAGCAGCTTACTACAGAAATACTGTCATAGAAGTGCCAGTGAAAAACCAGGATAACACAGAGGAAGAGCCCATTTATTTTCCTTGGGAAGGATTGTGGAAGACTTCATGGAGTCAGTGGTGTTTGAGGTGAGTCTTGAGAGGTCACAGAAAGAAAGGGTATTCTAAGGCAAAGTGTGAGCTGAAAAACCAGACATATGAGAGGTGTATGTTCCAGGAACAGAGAGCTGTCTGCTGCACTTGAATGAGAACAGCTGGTGGCGGCAGGGAAAGCTTGTgttttgagtttcagttttattccaCAAGCAGTAGGTTACTAATATAGGTATCAAACCCTGGAGAAGTAACTGGAGATACCGATTGTTTGAAGCTATAGCAAGGGTTGCAGTCTTTTGCAGAGACTCCAtggaaaagtttaaatttttgatGCCTGTGCCTCTGTCCTTAGGATCCTCATTCCCTATCAGTCAAGATAATTTGTCACACTTCACTTTCTATAGTTAGAAAACACACTTATAAGAACAATCAGTTTATAgtttcaaatgaagaaattaaaccATAATTTTGAATAAGCATTTCCAAATATACGTGTCCCATCTTGCATGCTGTAGGTGGGAGTGTAGTTGTTAAGCCTTTAGGGAGGGTAGTTTTCCAGAGTATATTGAAAATGCTTGGAATCTTTGGCCAACTCTTCATTAGAAATGAAATTACTAGGAAACTGCCTAATATGAATAATCTGACAAGTATACACAGCAAGTTCATTTCACCTTTGTTCTTTAATTAAAACTAGCCCAGATGTCCTAACAATAAGGGCTTAATATGGTATTTTCAGTTTCTCTCCATTAAGAGTGAGAAATATCTCTGGAATAATAAGATGTCCAAATTTTACTGTTATATGAAAAAGGAAGTTgtacaagcattttttttttttgataacttGTTAATATGCTAAAAAATAATAGGAAAGTAACACCACACTGTTATCAGTGGCTTTGTGAGAGTGGAATTATCGGAGAACTTTCATGATTGGCTTCATATATTTctataatgttttaattttctatgAGCATGTATTTTGtaaacttaaataaaaaaaacaacccacgGCACTTGCATCCTTGAGAGATTTGAATTATGCCTTCCAACAGAAGAAAGATCATAGAGGTGAATACTGTCCAAAGCCTGGTCCAAAAGACAAGGAGAAATTGTTAGAACAAGGAGGTGAGGATGATATAGCCCTTGTTATCCTGCCTAGCAAAGCTTCCGCCTACTGTTGTTAGACACGAGTATCAAATTCTGAAGAGCATGAGAAaagtccatttccctgcttcatgcTGTTCTGTATTATGGTGCTATTGAATCTTCTTGCAGAAAGTTTCCACCATGGATGGTCATGAACCTCATGAAATCTTACGCAGGATTTCTTGTGTGTGcctttgttctttgtatttactTGGCAAAACCTCAACCCAAGTTAAACCTGAACCTTACTGTGCCTATGCCTTGAGTACACTCAAGAAGCTGTAAACTGTTAGAGAGATAACTATGCTAGCTGAGCTCTTTTGATTTATGAGCACACACCATATGTAAACCATCAGCAGTGACCACACTCATTTCTACAAATAAAATTACGCCTTCTTTTCCAAAGGATGAACTACCCACCTACTAACAACTTTGTCGAGTATATATACAATTACTACCTTATACTCTTGCCTACTCAAGAACTTTCATAATTAACCCCTTTCTTTTTTGCAGCATAAATGCCCTTTGTGTCAAATGATGCTCATCAACAAGTATGttgtaatttaaataatatatatatttaaaatgactatCTTAAAAATCATTAGACCAAATGTTCGCTTCTAGGTATGTACCATTTCTCTTTACCCCTTTATAACCTAACCTCTTCTCTGATTCCTCACTTCCCTTTGTCTTAACAGACTCCAATCCAAAAGTAATGAAGAGAAATGTGTTCAACATAATTCTTAGAGAgaagaagcttttaaaaaatagtaaaaagaattgataagaaataaattaatgaaataaagataTAGAGTTAGTAGTAATAAAcctaaatgttaattttttggtacaaaattaaaatagataaaactaTTTAGATAAGAAACAGAAGAATCACAGATAccctaataaaaatgataaagggAGGTTGGGGGAGAGAACTCTGTCCAAATCCATGCCATTTTATTTGAAAGAGTCAAATAGAatggtaaattttaaattttcttaaaatttgtatataaattcCTATGACTATAGACATGCAAAAAACCTACACAGATTACCACAGAAGAAATAGTCTCCTATCAAAACCACCTGGACACATCACCATACTTGGGCAGATTTAGAATGAAATTCTAATTATGCACTTTAAATTTTTCTAGGACTAGATAAAAGAGAGCTTTCCTGATTTAAAGTGTGAGTATAACAAAAATATCCAAATTCAGTAAAGCACAAAGgaaattgtaattttattttgcttatgaatCGACATAAAAATCAGTAGTAAAGTTAAAGTTTAATAAAAGAATCAAGCTTTATATACCTAATTTACTCTAATAGTGCAaggaaaatttcattaaaaaattttcctaTTAGGAAATAATGTAGTTCACCACATTgttttatataatgaaaaaatcACGAGCATCTTCATAGAAGGTAGAGTTCAGTGTTCAAAGTccatttttcattaaataaaaatgttattaaataggAACGCATGGATACTTTAAGAACATGGTTAAATCTAACTACCCTGCCTCAGTTGTTAACTGGGAAACACTAGAAGCATTCTTGTTAACATCAGAAACAAGGATATCCATCATAACTACATTATTAACAAATGACTGAATTATATATCtgggaaaagaactgaaaactggTTAGATGTTAgacaacattttattaaaaataattcagataaGTAAGATCATCAACTGATACGTGCAGAAAAatgatttgacaaaattcaagaaaaataccAGGTCTAAGAGAATGCTGAGGTCAGAAATTTCTTAAGGAGTCATTATTAGGAAATAATACTAAATTATTATTCATGGTGGAACACAGAGGCAGGCACAGGAATAATAAAAGGATACCTACACTCATCTTTTATTTGATATGGTTCTGGGAGTTTTAACAGGATTAAAAAATTATAGATGAGTCAAAAAGCAAGCAGTAGAAAATCACTTAAAAACTAGTGAAAGTGCCCTATAAGATGCCCACTTGTGTAAGTGCCCATACAAGATAAATATAGGACATGAAAACACAATGAGCTAGCAGTTTTATACTGTCTTAAAAATAACCACTTTGCAAATAAGacacgcaccccaatgttcattacaacactatttacaataggtgGGACGTTGAAGGAACCTTGATGTACACTCACATATGAATGGATGAAAAAGTTACAGTACTTATATGCAATGTAATATTACCCGTAAAAAGGAACGAATTTGAGTCCATTCTAGTGAGCTGGATGAACCTAGattctgttatacagagtgaagtgagtcagaaagaaaaacatcataaatgtatatatatggaatctagaaaaatggtactgatgagtctctttgcagggcaggaatagacagacatagagaacagacttctggacaaaGCGAGGGGAGAaagggacaaattgagagagtagcactgaagcatatattaccatatgtaaaacagataccTGTGAACAAAacctatcatatatatatatgaatacctTTAACAAGAAATGTGGAAACTCTGTagagaaacaaaaaaactataaaacttgactcagttcagttctgtcactcagtcgtgtctgactctgtgaccctatggactgcggaaaaccaggcttccctgtccatcactaacttccagagcttgttcaaactcaggtccatcaagtctgtgatgccatccaacagtctcatcctctgttgttcccttctcctgccttcaatctttcccagcatcaggtctttttccaaggaatcagttctttgcatcaggtgatcaacTCAGGTGGAGtttgtttcagcatcagtccttccagtgaacatccaggactgatctcctttaggctggactggttggatctccttgcagtccaagggactctgaagagtcttctccaacaccacaattcaaaagcatcaattcttcagtgctcagctttctttatgatccaactcacatccatacattactactggaaaaaccatagctttgactaggtggacctttgttggcaaagtaatgtctctgctttttaatatgctgtctagtttggtcataacttttcttccaaggatcaagcgtggtttcatttcatggttgcagtcaccatctgcagtgattttgaagcctccagaaataaagtctctcaccgtttccattgttctccatctattcgccattatagttttttgaatgttgagtttcaagtcagttttttcactctcgtctcacactttcatcaagaggctctttagttctttgctttctggcataaaggtggtgtcatctgcatatatgaggttattgatatttctcctggcaattttgattctagcttgtgtttc
This window harbors:
- the PLRG1 gene encoding pleiotropic regulator 1 isoform X5; translation: MAIKLRNEYGPVLHMPTSKENLKEKVPQSASDSYGHKQYPANQVGQEVEYLVTGTHPYPPGPGVALTADTKIQRMPSESAAQSLAVALPASQARADANRPVPTGGEYRHPGAPDRAQPAGAVVMEGGNAKNSALMAKKAPTMPKPQWHPPWKLYRVISGHLGWVRCIAVEPGNQWFVTGSADRTIKIWDLASGKLKLSLTGHISTVRGVIVSTRSPYLFSCGEDKQVKCWDLEYNKVIRHYHGHLSAVYGLDLHPTIDVLVTCSRDSTARIWDVRTKASVHTLSGHTNAVATVRCQAAEPQIITGSHDTTIRLWDLVAGKTRVTLTNHKKSVRAVVLHPRHYTFASGSPDNIKQWKFPDGSFIQNLSGHNAIINTLTVNSDGVLVSGADNGTMHLWDWRTGYNFQRVHAAVQPGSLDSESGIFACAFDQSESRLLTAEADKTIKVYKEDDTAVSSVFHRYFKVEKISFANFPGIFSF
- the PLRG1 gene encoding pleiotropic regulator 1 isoform X3, with the protein product MVEEVQKHSVHTLVFRSLKRTHDMFVADNGKPVPLDEESHKRKMAIKLRNEYGPVLHMPTSKENLKEKVPQSASDSYGHKQYPANQVGQEVEYLVTGTHPYPPGPGVALTADTKIQRMPSESAAQSLAVALPASQARADANRPVPTGGEYRHPGAPDRAQPAGAVVMEGGNAKNSALMAKKAPTMPKPQWHPPWKLYRVISGHLGWVRCIAVEPGNQWFVTGSADRTIKIWDLASGKLKLSLTGHISTVRGVIVSTRSPYLFSCGEDKQVKCWDLEYNKVIRHYHGHLSAVYGLDLHPTIDVLVTCSRDSTARIWDVRTKASVHTLSGHTNAVATVRCQAAEPQIITGSHDTTIRLWDLVAGKTRVTLTNHKKSVRAVVLHPRHYTFASGSPDNIKQWKFPDGSFIQNLSGHNAIINTLTVNSDGVLVSGADNGTMHLWDWRTGYNFQRVHAAVQPGSLDSESGIFACAFDQSESRLLTAEADKTIKVYKEDDTATEETHPVSWKPEIIKRKRF
- the PLRG1 gene encoding pleiotropic regulator 1 isoform X4; protein product: MVEEVQKHSVHTLVFRSLKRTHDMFVADNGKPVPLDEESHKRKMAIKLRNEYGPVLHMPTSKENLKEKVPQSASDSYGHKQYPANQGQEVEYLVTGTHPYPPGPGVALTADTKIQRMPSESAAQSLAVALPASQARADANRPVPTGGEYRHPGAPDRAQPAGAVVMEGGNAKNSALMAKKAPTMPKPQWHPPWKLYRVISGHLGWVRCIAVEPGNQWFVTGSADRTIKIWDLASGKLKLSLTGHISTVRGVIVSTRSPYLFSCGEDKQVKCWDLEYNKVIRHYHGHLSAVYGLDLHPTIDVLVTCSRDSTARIWDVRTKASVHTLSGHTNAVATVRCQAAEPQIITGSHDTTIRLWDLVAGKTRVTLTNHKKSVRAVVLHPRHYTFASGSPDNIKQWKFPDGSFIQNLSGHNAIINTLTVNSDGVLVSGADNGTMHLWDWRTGYNFQRVHAAVQPGSLDSESGIFACAFDQSESRLLTAEADKTIKVYKEDDTATEETHPVSWKPEIIKRKRF
- the PLRG1 gene encoding pleiotropic regulator 1 isoform X1, coding for MVEEVQKHSVHTLVFRSLKRTHDMFVADNGKPVPLDEESHKRKMAIKLRNEYGPVLHMPTSKENLKEKVPQSASDSYGHKQYPANQVGQEVEYLVTGTHPYPPGPGVALTADTKIQRMPSESAAQSLAVALPASQARADANRPVPTGGEYRHPGAPDRAQPAGAVVMEGGNAKNSALMAKKAPTMPKPQWHPPWKLYRVISGHLGWVRCIAVEPGNQWFVTGSADRTIKIWDLASGKLKLSLTGHISTVRGVIVSTRSPYLFSCGEDKQVKCWDLEYNKVIRHYHGHLSAVYGLDLHPTIDVLVTCSRDSTARIWDVRTKASVHTLSGHTNAVATVRCQAAEPQIITGSHDTTIRLWDLVAGKTRVTLTNHKKSVRAVVLHPRHYTFASGSPDNIKQWKFPDGSFIQNLSGHNAIINTLTVNSDGVLVSGADNGTMHLWDWRTGYNFQRVHAAVQPGSLDSESGIFACAFDQSESRLLTAEADKTIKVYKEDDTAVSSVFHRYFKVEKISFANFPGIFSF
- the PLRG1 gene encoding pleiotropic regulator 1 isoform X2, with protein sequence MVEEVQKHSVHTLVFRSLKRTHDMFVADNGKPVPLDEESHKRKMAIKLRNEYGPVLHMPTSKENLKEKVPQSASDSYGHKQYPANQGQEVEYLVTGTHPYPPGPGVALTADTKIQRMPSESAAQSLAVALPASQARADANRPVPTGGEYRHPGAPDRAQPAGAVVMEGGNAKNSALMAKKAPTMPKPQWHPPWKLYRVISGHLGWVRCIAVEPGNQWFVTGSADRTIKIWDLASGKLKLSLTGHISTVRGVIVSTRSPYLFSCGEDKQVKCWDLEYNKVIRHYHGHLSAVYGLDLHPTIDVLVTCSRDSTARIWDVRTKASVHTLSGHTNAVATVRCQAAEPQIITGSHDTTIRLWDLVAGKTRVTLTNHKKSVRAVVLHPRHYTFASGSPDNIKQWKFPDGSFIQNLSGHNAIINTLTVNSDGVLVSGADNGTMHLWDWRTGYNFQRVHAAVQPGSLDSESGIFACAFDQSESRLLTAEADKTIKVYKEDDTAVSSVFHRYFKVEKISFANFPGIFSF